In the Anaerolineae bacterium genome, TCTTTCAATGCTACTGGTTGCGGTTTTCAGTCTCTTTACAAAATCTTTTCCAATCATCAAAGGATTAATTATATCCTTTTCAATAATCCTGATTCATATATATCTTGATCTTGTAACATCATACGGCACCCAGATATTTTATCCCTTTAATAATACCAGATATTCCTTAGACGCTGTTTATATCGTGGATTTGTTTTACACAGTTTCAACAGCAAGTATCTGCTTTTTTTCTTTTTTGAGCAAAAAACACAAACAAAGGGTTGTAATGCTGGGACTTGCCTGGCTATTTCTATATCCTGTTATATGCCTCGGCATAAAACATGCGGCTTTATATCGTGTTGAACGCGAGCTTCAGAGAAACAGGATTCCATTTGAAAAGGTGCATATTTCACCGGAGCTCTTTACACCTTTCTTCTGGAAGGTTATTGTTGAAGATAGCGAGACCTATAAGATAGCCGGCTTTACCATTTTCAATACTTGCGTCACAAAAACCTTTATTGAATTTGATAAAGCCGAACCATATGTATTTAAAAGGTTTGGGGGATGCGCATCTATTTTTAATACGTACGCCTGGTTTGCAAGCTATCCTGTAATAAAAACCGAAAAGTCTGGTCAATGCCAATTAATTACATTTGGTGATTTAAGGTTTTACAGCACCATAGACTTTGTCCGTAAATTATTAAAAAACAATGAGCTTCCCTTTTCATTGACAGCAATGGTGAATGAAAGCCGCAAAGTGATGGAATATTATTACTATAAACCCGGCGGAACAAAAGTAATACAGCACTTGGAATAATAAACATAAAGCAGGTCGGCGAAGTTTAATTAAGGAGGGATTATAATGACGGATCTTATGAGAGCTATAAAGGAAAGAAGAAGCATCCGCAAGTACGAGGAAAAAGATATTTCTGAAGAGCTTGTAGACAGGGTTCTTGATGCTGTCAGGTGGACGCCGTCATGGGTCAATACCCAGTGCTGGGAAATAATAAAGGTAACAGATCAATTATTAAAGAAAAAACTTCAAGCGACGATTTCCAAGGGCAATCCCGCATCAAAGGCTATTGTAGAGGCGCCGGTAGTTTTTGCCGTTTGCGGCGGGCTTGGCAAGTCAGGCTATTATAAAGACAGAGTTTCAACAAAATTCGGAGACTGGTCTATGTTTGACCTTGGGCTTGCCACACAGAATCTCTGTCTTATGGCCCATCATCTTGGCCTGGGAACAGTAATAGTAGGTTCGTTCAAGCATGATGAGGCAAAAGAGATTTTAAATGTGCCTGCAGGCTATGAACTGGTTGTCCTTATACCGATGGGGTATCCTGCCAAAACGCCATCGGCGCCGAAACGAAGGCAGATAAAGGAGTTTACGCATTATAATATGTTTTGAGTATCTATTCAGCCGCCGATTTACGCTGATCATCACTGATATTTTTTTTATTATAATAGTTCGGCCCATCTTTTGAAAACTTGTAAGTATCCACCGCCAGTTTTGTTCAAGACACAAAGATCTCAAAGAAAATAAATAGTTATCCTTTCAGTTGAGCCAAGAGGAATAGGCTTTGCCTTCCACAAGGCAAGGAAGACAGAAGGGATAAAACTCTGATGCTTTGCGGTGGACTAATACCACAAAAACTTCTAAGAACAACATTTGTGATTTAAACATATCTGCGTTCGTCTGTGTGAATCCGTGGCTGAATAGTTGCTGTTTTAACAGGATTGTTGATCTTTTTTTGAACACGGCATGCAGACAAGTTTCCTGTCATCTGTGGAAACCATTTTTGTTGACATTGTCATTTCTCCGCAGACATTACAGGCTGCGGAACGCGCCAGAGGCGCATATGGTGGCATGGAAAACTCTATGCTGCTGGTTGAAAAAACTTCATCAAAGGGTCTTGAAAGGAGATCTTCCGACTTTAAATGTTTATACCGCCATCTTTCTCTGGTTGTTTCAGAGCCCTCGGAAATAGCGGCATCCAGCCTGGCAAACTCCTCTTTGTCTTTGCCCTTGTATGTGTAATGTTGTTTTCGGGAAAAGCGATAAGCCGTCTTGTCTGCCCGGTTCAGGATCGTATATGCGTTTTTACCGTAATCCTTTATAATAAGGTTGCCTTTGCCTGCTGTTGTGCCGAGGAGCACCTGGAGCGCATCAACAGCACATGAATCGTTTTCGCAGACAGCTACAATTTCTTCATCTCTTGACCGTTTGAGGTTAAGAATCTTTATAGCCTGCTTGGCGACCAGATAACCGTAAACAAGCCCCGGACATTGGTGTCCGTGAAACGCTATGCATTGTTTAAGATCCTCCGGTATTTTAGTGGTTGTGTTTTTTGTTTTTTCCATGATGCTGTCTCCTTTGAATTGAAATAACTCAGGTTTCGCACCCTTGATTTTTATCAAGCTCAAGGCGGTAAAGGAGCCAAATTTATTTTGGCTCCTTTACCGTGCTCAGTCTATTTATATTACAAAACAGGATTGTATGGCAAATGAGTTAATAAATATTGTTTCTTCATTATGGGTGATTTTTTCCTTTTCCTTTCTGGTAGCATTGCCCGGAACCATGGCACCTAGCCCGCTGTTTACATATACGATTATCAAGTCGGTACAATCCGGCAGGCGCGGCTATCTGATAGGTTTATGGATTATAATGGGTCATGCCGTACTTGAAATGGTAATTATCATATTTCTGCTTTTTGGCTTCTCATTTATTCTGCAAAATATTATCGTTTTGAGAACCATAGGAGTTGCAGACGGAGCTTTGCTTATCTATTTCGGCTTATCCATAATCCTGAATGTATATAAAGACAATCTCCTGATATTTTTTTTAAACCCTGTCAATAGACCGGATCACGATGAACTGGGAAAAACAAAAAATTGACTCTGCAATGAACGTGAAAATATCTTGTAATAAAATATAAAATGTGGTATAAACTTTATTTAAAACCTGCCTAATCTGGCTTGTTACAGGTTTATCAAGTATTAGATGACGTTTTAAAAGGAGGAAGAAAAAATGGCGCAGGATAACAATCGCTCAATAATATCTATGGTAGCAGCAGTTGTAATAATAGGATTCATATTGCAGGTGGCTTTTATTTATGCCGAGAATATAGATTCGCCACACAAAGCTGCTCTTGAATTTTCCAAGGCATATTTCCTGCTTGACAAAGCAACAATGAACGAACGGCTCTGCAATGCACAAAAAACAATAGATGAAGTTAATATTATAGACGAATATATTCAGCAGACAGCTACTAAAGCCAGGGAAATGGGTTTTGAGTTAAAGTATATGAAAAACAATATGTACTATATTAAAACCCATACAATCCCCCTGGAAGATGCAAAAGCCAACGTCATGTTAACCTGTAAAATAAGGAAAAGCATAAACCCGCTCTTTGCAACAGTCGCAAAAATCTTTCATTTAGGGGAAACCCATGAGATTGATGCGATAATTCCGGTTATAAAAGAAAACGAAACATGGAAGGTTTGTGGAAAGGTTTTTACTTTGCCCGCTCCTGATCTTTCATAGTTTTATAACAAGCAACGACACATCATCTAGAGGCCTTTGAAAATACACATTTTCAAAGGCCTCGCTATATAGGCTTGATAGATTTCTTTAAGCTTTTTTTTCAAACACCATTGCGCCCCAACCTTTCTCTACCTCTTTTCTTTCTAATTTAAGAAATTTCTGTGTATAGAGTTTTTGAATATCCGGCATTTCAGATGCCTTAAGACCTGAAATTACAACTACTGCTTTATGCTTTGTAATACGGTTTAGTCTGGAGTATAGCTTTTTCAGGGTAGGATAGCGCAGGTTCGCGAT is a window encoding:
- a CDS encoding metal-dependent hydrolase, which gives rise to MDPITHITTGVLGAQVVRKPFNRRFIILFCIIAAWLPDIDNLVTFLGPELYLIHHRGITHSFAGSLILSMLLVAVFSLFTKSFPIIKGLIISFSIILIHIYLDLVTSYGTQIFYPFNNTRYSLDAVYIVDLFYTVSTASICFFSFLSKKHKQRVVMLGLAWLFLYPVICLGIKHAALYRVERELQRNRIPFEKVHISPELFTPFFWKVIVEDSETYKIAGFTIFNTCVTKTFIEFDKAEPYVFKRFGGCASIFNTYAWFASYPVIKTEKSGQCQLITFGDLRFYSTIDFVRKLLKNNELPFSLTAMVNESRKVMEYYYYKPGGTKVIQHLE
- a CDS encoding nitroreductase family protein, encoding MTDLMRAIKERRSIRKYEEKDISEELVDRVLDAVRWTPSWVNTQCWEIIKVTDQLLKKKLQATISKGNPASKAIVEAPVVFAVCGGLGKSGYYKDRVSTKFGDWSMFDLGLATQNLCLMAHHLGLGTVIVGSFKHDEAKEILNVPAGYELVVLIPMGYPAKTPSAPKRRQIKEFTHYNMF
- a CDS encoding FmdE family protein: MEKTKNTTTKIPEDLKQCIAFHGHQCPGLVYGYLVAKQAIKILNLKRSRDEEIVAVCENDSCAVDALQVLLGTTAGKGNLIIKDYGKNAYTILNRADKTAYRFSRKQHYTYKGKDKEEFARLDAAISEGSETTRERWRYKHLKSEDLLSRPFDEVFSTSSIEFSMPPYAPLARSAACNVCGEMTMSTKMVSTDDRKLVCMPCSKKDQQSC
- a CDS encoding LysE family transporter, with the protein product MANELINIVSSLWVIFSFSFLVALPGTMAPSPLFTYTIIKSVQSGRRGYLIGLWIIMGHAVLEMVIIIFLLFGFSFILQNIIVLRTIGVADGALLIYFGLSIILNVYKDNLLIFFLNPVNRPDHDELGKTKN